A part of Melittangium boletus DSM 14713 genomic DNA contains:
- a CDS encoding AAA family ATPase produces the protein MESAAPTTPSAAPAPTNEDLQAVEELAQAKAQIQAQIEKRVVGQRDVVDHLLIALFARGHCLFVGVPGLAKTLLISTLADVLNLSFNRIQFTPDLMPSDITGTDILEEDKATGHRAFRFLQGPLFANIILADEVNRTPPKTQAALLQAMQEYRITAGGRTYPLDLPFLVFATQNPIEQEGTYPLPEAQLDRFMFLVDVGYPTAEEEVQIVKATTGGTPPPLEKILSPERILALQGLVRRVPVPDHVVRYAVELVRHTRPKEPGTPDFIQKNVSWGAGPRASQYLVLAAKARAILQGRFVASVEDVKAVARPVLRHRVLPNFTAESEGMTSVKLVDQLVALVKG, from the coding sequence ATGGAAAGCGCCGCCCCCACCACCCCCTCCGCCGCCCCGGCCCCCACGAACGAGGATCTCCAGGCCGTCGAGGAGCTCGCCCAGGCCAAGGCCCAGATTCAAGCGCAGATCGAGAAGCGCGTCGTGGGACAGCGCGACGTGGTGGACCACCTGCTCATCGCGCTCTTCGCCCGGGGCCACTGCCTCTTCGTGGGCGTGCCCGGCCTGGCCAAGACGCTGCTCATCTCCACGCTGGCGGACGTGCTCAACCTGTCCTTCAACCGCATCCAGTTCACCCCGGACCTGATGCCCTCGGACATCACCGGCACGGACATCCTGGAGGAGGACAAGGCCACGGGGCACCGCGCGTTCCGCTTCCTGCAGGGGCCGCTCTTCGCCAACATCATCCTCGCGGACGAGGTCAACCGCACGCCGCCCAAGACGCAGGCCGCCCTGCTCCAGGCCATGCAGGAGTACCGCATCACCGCCGGCGGCCGCACCTACCCGCTGGACCTGCCCTTCCTCGTCTTCGCCACGCAGAACCCCATCGAGCAGGAGGGCACCTACCCCTTGCCCGAGGCCCAGCTCGACCGCTTCATGTTCCTGGTGGACGTGGGCTACCCCACCGCCGAGGAAGAGGTGCAGATCGTCAAGGCGACCACGGGCGGCACGCCTCCGCCGCTGGAGAAGATCCTCTCGCCCGAGCGCATCCTCGCGCTGCAGGGGTTGGTGCGGCGGGTGCCGGTGCCGGACCACGTGGTGCGCTACGCGGTGGAACTGGTGCGCCACACGCGCCCCAAGGAGCCGGGCACACCGGACTTCATCCAGAAGAACGTGTCCTGGGGCGCGGGCCCTCGCGCCAGCCAGTACCTGGTGCTCGCGGCCAAGGCGCGCGCCATCCTCCAGGGGCGCTTCGTGGCGTCGGTGGAGGACGTGAAGGCGGTGGCCCGGCCAGTGCTGCGCCACCGCGTGCTGCCCAACTTCACCGCCGAGAGCGAGGGCATGACGTCCGTGAAGCTGGTGGATCAGCTCGTCGCACTGGTGAAGGGATAG
- a CDS encoding DJ-1/PfpI family protein, whose amino-acid sequence MAKSLDIVFPLYPSVSYLDFMGPQAVFGLLPGARQIFASVGGQPISEGALTLNPLTRLEEVERCDVLCVPGGAVARAVGDHVFMDSLRRLASTARFVTSVCTGSILLGAAGLLKGRRAASHWSAREQLSLFGAIPDAGRVVRDGHILTGGGVTAGIDFALTLAAELADPVVAQSIQLLLEYAPAPPFNAGRPELVSQEILGRLSSIIQGLGFDMAAELVVMEKAAADFRAGRA is encoded by the coding sequence ATGGCGAAGAGCCTCGATATTGTTTTCCCTCTCTACCCGAGCGTGTCGTATCTGGATTTCATGGGGCCGCAGGCGGTGTTCGGGCTGCTTCCCGGTGCGAGACAAATCTTCGCTTCCGTGGGAGGGCAGCCGATCAGCGAGGGCGCCCTGACGCTCAATCCCCTGACCCGGCTGGAGGAGGTGGAGCGGTGTGACGTGTTGTGTGTTCCGGGTGGGGCCGTCGCGCGAGCGGTGGGAGACCATGTCTTCATGGACTCGCTTCGCCGTCTGGCCTCCACGGCGCGCTTCGTCACGTCCGTGTGCACGGGCTCGATCCTCCTGGGGGCGGCGGGACTCCTCAAGGGCCGGCGAGCGGCCTCCCATTGGTCCGCGCGCGAGCAACTGTCCCTCTTCGGTGCCATTCCGGATGCGGGGCGCGTGGTGCGCGATGGCCATATCCTGACGGGGGGAGGCGTCACGGCGGGAATCGATTTCGCGTTGACGCTCGCGGCCGAGCTGGCGGACCCGGTGGTCGCCCAGTCCATCCAACTCCTGCTCGAGTACGCGCCCGCGCCTCCGTTCAACGCTGGGCGGCCCGAACTGGTGTCGCAGGAGATTCTGGGTCGGCTGTCCTCCATCATCCAGGGGCTTGGGTTCGACATGGCCGCGGAGTTGGTCGTCATGGAGAAGGCGGCGGCGGACTTCCGCGCGGGCCGTGCTTGA
- a CDS encoding metallophosphoesterase family protein, translating into MKVLAFAFAGRVSPSVGNNMVQEGEPLFSWLHLSDIHFGHGGPEGAAHRKLVLDCVLLDVQRAMKNGAPVPNAVFVTGDIGFSGGSLSSDEYRQAGDWFAKLASVLRIELHEIYLVPGNHDVARVSPSDGEVFQLITLLRKGEKKLGDALGEPATGRLLAGRLDNFLEFSRRFGPTDDKNTTKGTERLFWRRKIVARGGLPVRLVGLNTALLANDDEDNGVLRVSTSQFALVFDELAEKELVIVLGHHPFDWLSKDMDPLGWLQAKAHLFLSGHVHQQETLSVQRGGGRQFVHVIAGAGHSEPGPSESERYTFNFGAVFSSPGRPLQLRLWPYIWTKHKDFRPDVENLHKDSMSGAPKGYIEHLLAYDFSLHRTASPTTPIISEPEAEPRPSPRLSSDFEPSNDGGAPRAKNRRKPAVESPAERDAVVRGPAARQVPPPESRPGRSVRLVAAMVLLMGGVGFIYQGRSRSASRQVTPPVQVIRIPDPPYISGNGLDALVKLRQMHKVRPLQRSETSRAAAALPEGVFAFLPMSSLKNPQQALVQPAQSPDSMEVHMTSAGSLHLVGFIKEGDSQLVMSGKATAFSVSPRPFGSFQTVMSLPAERVRWVRLFGARGEQWADLQLRDAATGR; encoded by the coding sequence GTGAAGGTGCTTGCGTTCGCCTTTGCTGGTAGAGTGAGCCCCAGCGTGGGGAACAACATGGTGCAAGAGGGGGAGCCGCTCTTTTCTTGGCTCCATCTTTCAGACATTCACTTCGGGCACGGGGGGCCGGAGGGCGCGGCTCACCGGAAACTCGTGCTGGATTGCGTTCTGTTGGACGTCCAACGGGCCATGAAAAACGGGGCGCCGGTCCCGAATGCAGTGTTCGTTACGGGCGATATCGGCTTTAGCGGGGGCTCCCTGAGCTCGGATGAATACCGTCAAGCGGGAGACTGGTTCGCCAAGCTTGCATCGGTGCTCAGGATAGAACTACACGAAATCTACTTGGTTCCAGGCAATCACGATGTTGCTCGAGTATCGCCCAGTGATGGAGAAGTCTTTCAGCTTATCACATTGTTGCGCAAAGGTGAGAAGAAGCTGGGAGACGCCCTCGGCGAGCCGGCGACGGGGCGTCTTCTGGCGGGTCGGCTTGATAACTTCTTGGAATTCTCCAGGCGGTTCGGGCCGACTGACGACAAAAATACCACGAAGGGGACGGAACGACTTTTCTGGCGGAGGAAGATCGTTGCTCGAGGCGGTCTTCCAGTGCGTTTAGTGGGCCTCAACACCGCGCTACTCGCCAACGATGACGAAGACAATGGAGTATTGCGGGTAAGCACATCGCAATTTGCTCTGGTATTCGACGAGCTTGCCGAGAAGGAGCTTGTCATTGTTTTGGGCCACCATCCGTTCGATTGGTTGAGTAAGGACATGGACCCGCTGGGGTGGCTCCAAGCCAAAGCGCACCTCTTCCTTTCGGGACATGTCCATCAGCAAGAAACGCTGTCAGTTCAGCGGGGAGGGGGACGCCAGTTCGTTCACGTCATCGCTGGAGCCGGTCACTCGGAGCCTGGACCCAGCGAGTCAGAACGGTACACGTTCAATTTTGGCGCTGTTTTCTCATCGCCAGGGCGGCCGCTCCAGCTTCGACTCTGGCCATACATCTGGACGAAACATAAGGACTTCCGGCCAGATGTGGAGAACTTGCACAAAGACTCGATGAGTGGTGCTCCCAAGGGCTATATCGAGCATCTGCTGGCGTACGATTTTTCGCTCCATCGCACAGCGTCTCCAACGACACCGATCATCTCGGAGCCAGAAGCTGAGCCACGGCCATCACCGCGACTCTCTTCAGATTTCGAGCCATCAAATGACGGTGGAGCCCCGAGGGCGAAGAACAGGCGGAAACCCGCAGTGGAGTCCCCCGCTGAAAGGGATGCCGTCGTTAGGGGACCAGCTGCGAGACAGGTACCTCCTCCGGAGTCGCGTCCCGGTCGATCTGTGAGGCTCGTGGCAGCGATGGTGCTGCTCATGGGCGGGGTCGGTTTCATTTACCAGGGGCGGTCCCGGTCCGCTTCGCGGCAGGTCACTCCTCCGGTGCAGGTGATCCGGATTCCAGATCCTCCATACATCTCAGGCAACGGTTTGGATGCGCTGGTGAAACTTCGTCAGATGCACAAAGTTCGTCCACTCCAGCGTAGCGAAACCTCGCGCGCCGCGGCGGCATTGCCCGAAGGTGTGTTTGCTTTTTTGCCCATGTCATCCTTGAAAAACCCTCAGCAAGCCTTGGTGCAACCGGCTCAGTCGCCGGACAGCATGGAGGTCCACATGACTAGCGCTGGCTCGCTGCATCTGGTGGGGTTCATCAAGGAGGGAGATTCACAACTGGTGATGTCTGGCAAGGCGACTGCTTTCTCTGTCTCTCCTCGGCCATTCGGTTCATTCCAGACCGTGATGAGCTTGCCTGCGGAGAGGGTACGTTGGGTTCGTCTTTTTGGCGCCAGGGGGGAGCAATGGGCGGATCTCCAGTTGAGGGATGCTGCGACGGGTAGGTGA
- a CDS encoding glycosyltransferase family 4 protein: MHLKPMLRSSRGGTPPAVQRVMMTTTPVGSVWTYALELSRALAERGVRVELATLGAPLSAAQWMEAREVPGLGLHEGQDWHEGADEDAWLLDLEARLSPDVVHLNDHARGALAWRAPTLVMLHTCPLVWWDAVMGGPAPERYARYRQEAARGLRGAGCVVAPSMAMLSAAERLHGPFGATRVIPHARRAESFLPDAKESFVLAAGRDWDEAGNLAVLEAIAPRLPFPVRIAGETSRGSSSRSLGTLRPWELAGWMARAAVYAMPARYEPFGLSALEAALAGCALVLGDIPSLREVWGDAALFVHPDDEDGLAAALRWLMLHPSERECRAGRARSRALSFTPRRMVDAYLDVYTALSVRPPESWAVPAIRAS; this comes from the coding sequence ATGCACTTGAAGCCCATGCTTCGGAGCTCACGTGGTGGCACGCCTCCCGCGGTCCAGCGGGTGATGATGACCACCACCCCCGTGGGAAGTGTGTGGACGTATGCCCTGGAGCTGAGCCGGGCACTCGCCGAGCGCGGTGTCCGTGTGGAACTGGCGACGTTGGGTGCGCCCCTGTCCGCCGCGCAATGGATGGAGGCGCGCGAGGTGCCGGGCCTCGGGTTGCATGAGGGCCAGGACTGGCACGAGGGCGCGGACGAGGACGCGTGGTTGCTCGACTTGGAGGCGCGGCTGTCTCCCGACGTCGTCCACCTCAATGACCATGCGCGAGGCGCGCTCGCGTGGCGGGCGCCGACCCTGGTGATGCTGCACACCTGTCCGCTCGTGTGGTGGGACGCGGTGATGGGAGGGCCCGCCCCTGAGCGTTACGCGCGCTACCGTCAGGAGGCCGCGCGAGGCCTGCGCGGCGCGGGATGCGTGGTGGCGCCCAGCATGGCCATGCTCTCCGCGGCCGAGCGCCTTCATGGACCCTTCGGCGCCACGCGCGTCATCCCCCATGCGCGGCGCGCGGAGTCCTTCCTGCCGGACGCGAAGGAGTCCTTCGTGCTCGCGGCGGGCCGGGACTGGGACGAGGCGGGCAACCTGGCGGTCCTGGAGGCCATCGCGCCCCGGCTGCCGTTTCCCGTGCGCATCGCGGGGGAGACCTCGCGTGGCTCGTCCTCGCGCTCGCTCGGCACGCTGCGGCCCTGGGAACTCGCGGGGTGGATGGCCCGGGCGGCCGTCTACGCCATGCCCGCGCGCTACGAGCCCTTTGGACTGTCCGCCCTGGAGGCCGCGCTCGCCGGGTGCGCGCTGGTGCTCGGCGACATCCCGAGCCTGCGCGAGGTGTGGGGGGACGCCGCGCTCTTCGTCCACCCGGATGACGAGGACGGACTCGCCGCCGCGCTGCGCTGGTTGATGCTCCACCCCTCGGAGCGGGAGTGCCGCGCCGGGCGGGCTCGCAGCCGGGCGCTCTCCTTCACGCCGCGCCGCATGGTGGACGCCTACCTGGACGTGTACACCGCGTTGAGTGTCCGGCCCCCCGAGTCCTGGGCCGTGCCGGCCATTCGCGCCTCGTGA
- a CDS encoding DHA2 family efflux MFS transporter permease subunit: MPPSSELSVDAPPVPVRGTRLASIAVASALFMEFIDSTALSTALPALATAFSSDPVHLKLALTSYILALAVVAPASGWIADRYGPRRVFLTAMAVFLVGSVLCGFSQSLAQLVVFRTVQGVGGAMMVPVGRLIVVSSAPRQQLVSAMSWFTMPALVGPLVGPPLAGFILGIASWPWIFFINVPVGVLGMLAVMRFVPPLHQPDPGPFDVKGFVLVATGITALIGTAEIAGVGLVPAAVQVATGVFAVAMLAAYVHHALRHERPVLDLRLLRVPTYRASMIGGSVVRLGLGATPFLLPLLFQVALGWGPFETGLITICTGLGAMSCKPVAPGLIRRFGFRSTLIVSNFFTAGVSALPAFFRHGTPVALMAGMLLTAGFVRSLQFTALNTVAYADIPPSTVSNASTLAVVMQQMGLSLGISFGGLMLHVARGGSDEGSMTPQQFILPFLAIGVVTMLSGPLFHRMSPDAGAGIGGRRHEPRAA, translated from the coding sequence GTGCCGCCCTCCTCCGAATTGTCCGTGGATGCGCCCCCTGTCCCGGTACGAGGCACGCGCCTGGCATCCATCGCCGTGGCGAGCGCGCTGTTCATGGAGTTCATCGACTCCACGGCGCTGTCGACCGCGCTGCCGGCGCTGGCCACGGCGTTCAGCAGCGATCCGGTGCACCTGAAGCTGGCCCTGACGTCCTACATCCTGGCGCTCGCGGTGGTGGCGCCCGCGAGTGGATGGATCGCCGATCGCTACGGGCCCCGGCGCGTGTTCCTCACCGCGATGGCCGTGTTCCTCGTGGGCTCGGTGCTGTGTGGCTTCTCCCAGTCGCTCGCGCAGCTCGTCGTCTTCCGCACGGTGCAGGGAGTGGGCGGAGCGATGATGGTGCCCGTGGGGCGGCTCATCGTCGTGAGTTCGGCGCCGCGCCAGCAGCTCGTGTCGGCGATGAGCTGGTTCACCATGCCCGCGCTGGTGGGTCCGCTCGTCGGGCCGCCCCTGGCCGGCTTCATCCTGGGCATCGCGAGCTGGCCGTGGATCTTCTTCATCAACGTGCCCGTGGGCGTGCTCGGCATGCTCGCCGTGATGCGCTTCGTTCCCCCGCTGCACCAGCCGGACCCGGGGCCCTTCGATGTGAAGGGCTTCGTGCTGGTGGCCACGGGCATCACCGCGTTGATCGGCACGGCGGAGATCGCCGGCGTGGGCCTGGTGCCGGCCGCCGTGCAGGTGGCCACCGGGGTGTTCGCCGTGGCGATGCTCGCCGCGTACGTCCACCATGCGCTGCGCCACGAGCGGCCCGTGCTCGACCTGCGCCTGCTGCGCGTGCCCACCTACCGGGCGAGCATGATTGGCGGCTCGGTGGTCCGCCTGGGACTGGGAGCGACGCCCTTCCTGCTGCCGCTGCTCTTCCAGGTGGCGCTGGGATGGGGACCGTTCGAGACGGGACTCATCACCATCTGCACGGGGCTGGGCGCCATGTCTTGCAAGCCCGTGGCGCCCGGCCTCATCCGCCGCTTCGGCTTCCGCTCCACGCTCATCGTCTCCAACTTCTTCACCGCCGGGGTGTCGGCCCTGCCCGCCTTCTTCCGGCACGGCACGCCCGTGGCGCTCATGGCCGGCATGCTGCTCACGGCCGGCTTCGTGCGCTCCTTGCAATTCACCGCCCTCAACACGGTGGCCTACGCGGACATCCCGCCGTCCACGGTCAGCAACGCCTCCACGCTCGCCGTGGTGATGCAACAGATGGGATTGAGCCTGGGCATCAGCTTCGGCGGATTGATGCTGCACGTGGCGCGCGGTGGGAGCGACGAGGGCAGCATGACGCCCCAGCAATTCATCCTGCCCTTCCTCGCCATCGGCGTGGTGACGATGCTCTCGGGCCCGCTCTTCCACCGCATGTCCCCCGACGCGGGCGCCGGCATCGGCGGGCGCCGCCACGAACCACGCGCGGCCTGA
- a CDS encoding GlxA family transcriptional regulator has product MVRDIGFLVYPGFHILDLTGPVAVFEELEYAPQVPPPYRLRMLSAEGGLVASSSGVAVMTEPFGEPAFDTFVVVGGAGTLATMESPGVLDFVRAAAAGSRRVASICSGAGILAAAGLLDGRRATTHWRFAADLQRRYPRVRIDEERIFIQDGPIWTSAGVSAGIDLSLALVEEDLGLEASRARARTLVVYHRRPGGQSQFSTLLELEPPSDRIRHALTFAREHLHEPLNVERLAEVACLSPRQFGRAFHAETGQTPAKAIERLRAEAARARLEAGSESIEQVANAVGFSDPERMRRAFVRVFGQPPQAIRRIARAAGARV; this is encoded by the coding sequence ATGGTTCGAGACATTGGCTTCCTCGTCTACCCCGGGTTCCACATCCTCGATCTCACCGGTCCGGTGGCGGTCTTCGAGGAGCTCGAGTACGCCCCCCAGGTGCCGCCTCCCTACCGGCTGCGGATGCTGTCCGCGGAGGGCGGGCTGGTCGCGAGTTCCTCTGGCGTCGCCGTGATGACGGAGCCATTTGGCGAGCCCGCGTTCGACACGTTCGTGGTCGTGGGAGGGGCGGGAACCCTGGCGACGATGGAATCGCCCGGGGTGCTGGACTTCGTCCGGGCGGCGGCGGCGGGCTCCCGGCGGGTCGCGAGCATCTGCTCGGGCGCCGGCATCCTGGCCGCCGCGGGGCTGCTCGATGGCCGGCGGGCCACCACCCACTGGCGATTCGCCGCGGACCTGCAACGCCGCTACCCGCGCGTCCGCATCGACGAGGAGCGGATCTTCATCCAGGACGGTCCCATCTGGACGTCGGCGGGAGTCAGCGCCGGCATCGATCTCTCGCTCGCCCTGGTCGAGGAAGACCTCGGCCTCGAGGCGTCGCGGGCCCGGGCGCGCACCCTGGTCGTCTACCACCGCCGTCCGGGAGGACAGTCCCAGTTCTCCACCCTGCTCGAGCTCGAACCGCCCTCGGATCGGATCCGCCACGCGCTGACCTTCGCGCGCGAGCATCTGCATGAGCCGTTGAACGTCGAGCGGCTCGCGGAGGTGGCGTGCCTCAGTCCGCGCCAGTTCGGACGGGCGTTCCACGCGGAGACCGGACAGACGCCCGCCAAGGCGATCGAGCGGTTGCGCGCCGAGGCGGCCCGGGCACGGCTCGAGGCGGGCTCCGAATCCATCGAGCAAGTGGCCAACGCGGTCGGATTCTCGGACCCCGAGCGGATGCGCCGCGCCTTCGTCCGCGTGTTCGGGCAGCCGCCCCAGGCCATCCGGCGGATCGCGCGGGCGGCGGGGGCGCGCGTCTGA
- a CDS encoding TIGR02266 family protein, which yields MDQGRRNAERKAVGLLVKLKHTSVVSFIQEYAVNISPGGMFIRSREPQPVGTPVRFEVRIADGQRMLKGSAVVRWTRPAEDVTGPAGMGIQFTELDEASQALVDRMLRHKSDLIAAAPTAPRAPSSAAKLPSVAPVVPPMAPVPTRASSVHAIPSVAPAVTPALKPAPARPPAPVPPPPPPRPSSAVDISLDDLLAYTPAPSPEPDPFDLGPDDEYSPKAPTDFNLTDLSAAATPGPQSPAPVAARPAPTPAPVAPPAPAAMQRGSAVELELDSSEDDEPLEFARPVAGHSQRPVARKPAPALTPAPIPRPAPPSRPSVSTPVIAPSAAKPSALPPEPKTSPGQVRTVFLTPPTGEIEGKGPVIGVDLGTTNSCVAVLVNNKPTVLRSREGYNTIPSVVSLSSQAKLLVSHRAKSQVLLRPEQTIYGAKRLVGRPFDSAVVNQVRERFHYEIMPDARGRAAVRMGEHVLSLEEVQGLILRECKELAEQHLGQKVERAVVTVPAYYSEPQREAVRRAGWMAGLKVERILNEPTSAALAYGLNREMAKRVLVYDLGGGTFDATVLRIDKNVFEVLATGGDIFLGGMDFDNKLVDLLLERFLKQEKVPFQGDRVALSRVTDAAERAKVALSESNTYEVHIPMLMMDEAGRPRDMHVTLTRAEMEAACMPMVLRTLDVVGDVLLDAKMRVSDVDDILLVGGQSRMPLVREKLKEMFGRAPHAGVNTDEAVALGAALYSGAVDRVSSVVLIDVLPMTIGVAMPGGGFTRVIERNTPLPAQRSFAISTTRDNEEVMELSLFQGEDTHISANEYLGTVRLEGLPKGPKGSVRVAITLRLDSECVLHVNALEYSTRKEMKATLATRYSPEELRQRLGVARDAAQAAEERRGQDLKERSGRFWGFLKKVVGKG from the coding sequence ATGGATCAGGGTCGACGCAACGCTGAACGCAAGGCCGTGGGCCTGTTGGTGAAGCTCAAGCACACGAGCGTCGTCAGCTTCATCCAGGAGTACGCGGTCAACATCAGCCCGGGTGGCATGTTCATCCGCTCGCGCGAGCCTCAACCCGTGGGCACGCCGGTGCGCTTCGAGGTGCGCATCGCCGACGGACAACGGATGCTCAAGGGCTCGGCGGTGGTGCGCTGGACGCGGCCCGCGGAGGACGTGACGGGTCCGGCGGGCATGGGCATCCAGTTCACGGAGCTGGACGAGGCCTCGCAGGCCCTGGTCGACCGGATGCTCCGGCACAAGAGCGACCTGATCGCCGCCGCTCCCACCGCGCCCCGCGCGCCCTCGTCCGCCGCGAAGCTCCCCTCGGTGGCGCCCGTCGTTCCGCCCATGGCCCCCGTTCCGACCCGGGCGTCCTCCGTGCACGCCATTCCCTCCGTGGCGCCCGCGGTGACTCCGGCGCTGAAGCCCGCGCCGGCCCGTCCGCCCGCGCCCGTGCCGCCCCCTCCGCCGCCTCGCCCCAGCAGCGCCGTCGACATCTCGCTCGATGACCTGCTCGCCTACACGCCCGCGCCCTCCCCGGAGCCCGATCCCTTCGACCTGGGCCCCGATGACGAGTACTCGCCCAAGGCCCCCACGGACTTCAACCTGACGGACCTCTCGGCGGCGGCCACACCCGGACCCCAGTCCCCAGCACCGGTGGCCGCGCGGCCCGCGCCCACGCCCGCTCCGGTGGCGCCGCCCGCCCCCGCCGCCATGCAGCGGGGAAGCGCGGTGGAGCTGGAGCTGGACTCCTCCGAGGACGACGAGCCCCTGGAGTTCGCCCGGCCCGTGGCGGGTCACTCCCAGCGGCCCGTGGCGAGGAAGCCCGCGCCCGCGCTCACTCCAGCGCCCATCCCGCGTCCCGCGCCTCCGTCCCGGCCCTCCGTGTCCACGCCGGTGATCGCCCCCTCGGCGGCCAAACCCTCCGCCCTGCCGCCCGAGCCCAAGACGTCCCCGGGCCAGGTGCGCACCGTCTTCCTCACGCCGCCCACCGGGGAGATCGAGGGCAAGGGGCCGGTGATCGGCGTCGACCTGGGCACCACCAACTCGTGCGTGGCGGTGCTGGTGAACAACAAGCCCACCGTGCTGCGCTCGCGCGAGGGCTACAACACCATCCCCTCCGTGGTGTCGCTGTCCTCGCAGGCCAAGCTGCTGGTGAGCCACCGCGCCAAGAGCCAGGTGCTGCTGCGCCCCGAGCAGACCATCTACGGCGCCAAGCGGCTGGTGGGCCGGCCCTTCGACAGCGCCGTGGTGAATCAGGTGCGCGAGCGCTTCCACTACGAAATCATGCCGGACGCGCGCGGCCGGGCCGCGGTGCGCATGGGCGAGCACGTCCTGTCCCTGGAAGAGGTGCAGGGCCTCATCCTGCGCGAGTGCAAGGAGCTGGCGGAGCAGCACCTGGGGCAGAAGGTGGAGCGCGCGGTGGTGACGGTGCCGGCGTACTACTCGGAGCCGCAGCGCGAGGCGGTGCGCCGCGCGGGGTGGATGGCGGGACTCAAGGTGGAGCGCATCCTCAACGAGCCCACGTCGGCGGCGCTCGCGTACGGGCTCAACCGGGAGATGGCCAAGCGGGTGCTCGTCTATGACCTGGGCGGCGGCACCTTCGACGCCACCGTGCTGCGCATCGACAAGAACGTGTTCGAGGTGCTGGCCACGGGCGGCGACATCTTCCTGGGCGGCATGGACTTCGACAACAAGCTGGTGGACCTGCTGCTCGAGCGCTTCCTCAAGCAGGAGAAGGTGCCCTTCCAGGGAGACCGCGTGGCGCTGTCCAGGGTGACGGACGCGGCCGAGCGGGCCAAGGTGGCGCTCAGCGAGTCCAACACCTACGAGGTCCACATCCCCATGCTGATGATGGACGAGGCGGGGCGGCCTCGGGATATGCACGTCACGCTCACGCGCGCGGAGATGGAGGCGGCGTGCATGCCCATGGTGCTGCGCACGCTGGACGTGGTGGGCGACGTGCTCCTGGACGCGAAGATGCGCGTGAGCGACGTGGACGACATCCTGCTCGTGGGCGGCCAGAGCCGCATGCCGCTGGTGCGCGAGAAGCTCAAGGAGATGTTCGGCCGGGCGCCGCACGCGGGCGTGAACACGGACGAGGCGGTGGCCCTGGGCGCGGCGCTCTACTCGGGCGCGGTGGACAGGGTCAGCAGCGTGGTGCTCATCGACGTGCTGCCCATGACCATTGGCGTGGCGATGCCCGGAGGCGGCTTCACGCGCGTCATCGAGCGCAACACGCCCCTGCCCGCGCAGCGCTCCTTCGCCATCTCCACCACCCGCGACAACGAAGAGGTGATGGAGCTGTCCCTCTTCCAGGGCGAGGACACCCACATCTCCGCCAACGAGTACCTGGGCACGGTGCGGCTCGAGGGCCTGCCCAAGGGCCCCAAGGGCTCGGTGCGCGTGGCCATCACCCTGCGGCTGGACTCCGAATGCGTGCTGCACGTCAACGCGCTGGAGTACTCGACGCGCAAGGAGATGAAGGCGACGCTCGCGACGCGCTACTCCCCCGAGGAGCTGCGCCAGCGCCTGGGCGTGGCCCGGGACGCGGCGCAGGCGGCCGAGGAGCGGCGCGGCCAGGACCTCAAGGAGCGCTCGGGCCGCTTCTGGGGCTTCCTCAAGAAGGTGGTGGGCAAGGGGTAG
- a CDS encoding DUF58 domain-containing protein yields the protein MLLDAQTLSRLQGVKLRARAVMEGVLSGLHKSPHQGQSVEFAEHKEYAPGDELRHLDWKAYGKFDKYYVKRFEHETNLRAVMVVDASASMGYQSVALSKLDVAKTLAGALCYLLVRQQDAAGLAVMTEGRFQDVPPRASAGHLNVLLDALEGTSPKGGTHLVSAADHLAEVLPRRSSVVVLSDFLDENQTALKRILALRQRKNDVAVFHLVDPAELTFPFEDPTLFLDMEGEGRIEVNPREIKESYLEEFGSFLAGVKSACAEADVDYELVRTDERLDEVLLRFLGKRGRRR from the coding sequence ATGCTGCTGGACGCCCAGACACTCTCGCGGTTGCAGGGCGTGAAGCTGCGCGCCCGCGCGGTGATGGAGGGGGTGCTGTCTGGCCTCCACAAGAGCCCCCACCAGGGCCAGAGCGTGGAGTTCGCCGAGCACAAGGAGTACGCGCCCGGCGATGAGCTGCGCCACCTGGACTGGAAGGCCTACGGCAAGTTCGACAAGTACTACGTCAAGCGCTTCGAGCACGAGACGAACCTGCGCGCGGTGATGGTGGTGGATGCGTCCGCGTCCATGGGCTACCAGAGCGTCGCCCTGTCCAAGCTGGACGTGGCCAAGACGCTCGCGGGCGCGCTGTGCTACCTGCTCGTGCGCCAGCAGGACGCGGCGGGCCTGGCCGTCATGACGGAGGGCCGCTTCCAGGACGTTCCCCCGCGCGCCTCGGCCGGGCACCTCAACGTGCTGCTGGACGCGCTCGAGGGCACGAGCCCCAAGGGCGGCACCCACCTGGTGAGCGCGGCGGACCACCTCGCCGAGGTGCTGCCGCGCCGCTCCTCCGTGGTGGTGCTCTCGGACTTCCTCGATGAGAACCAGACGGCGCTCAAGCGGATCCTGGCGCTGCGCCAGCGCAAGAACGACGTGGCGGTGTTCCACCTGGTGGACCCCGCCGAGCTGACGTTCCCCTTCGAGGACCCCACGCTCTTCCTGGACATGGAGGGCGAGGGCCGCATCGAGGTGAACCCGCGTGAAATCAAGGAGAGCTACCTGGAGGAATTCGGCAGCTTCCTGGCCGGGGTGAAGTCGGCGTGCGCGGAGGCGGACGTGGACTACGAGCTGGTGCGCACCGACGAGCGGCTGGACGAGGTGCTGTTGCGCTTCCTGGGCAAGCGCGGGAGGCGGCGGTGA